Proteins encoded by one window of Lacerta agilis isolate rLacAgi1 chromosome 11, rLacAgi1.pri, whole genome shotgun sequence:
- the C11H5orf34 gene encoding uncharacterized protein C5orf34 homolog, translating to MESESIMILYEDNSVEMHYVDGSRLLLSPCGSEFLFEKAIPASAHPIQPAERIRQRTQFAISIYREKLLQAIDFRNQYSDRPYLPSNIIPPERKNILFADISKAKWPASHAENGAACLHHGAVTISSLDGHASLTLPDLQQEFTVEFLCKVSQRSSAPPLDKMCGESIQDWRGRPGQNSAEKPSSQQLRTEEGEGDLCRSAAQNMQDSNSGSVQKLEESPWSFQNCSSEYCWVTQRLSVSSCSEEWRYPLSLALRFYQLNTGKENELDAGNRDAGIAGLDISHSSEAVTYLPWALPLSCHAPYLHRWDFSDFLQLRKEDSGQYLYSQPVKIVWSKGIIYRFLVGARHIEIYPGDGSVFKSEGSFLGKYFTRYYIQEGTREREETMYSASSLPPDIPGSLYSVWTIITQAVRVLQHNLESILSLTHNYSVCCWKMVCPEMSRGQMLPVPLAETIVPNVGRLFAYSDNKVHAVFYDGTILNMVWSFTSQDGKSQRPQDANTGWCKLTLPTGAQQLIHVDHPGLYERYVTTVVKWCRSLNKNGEMCAVTSQPIPEETWSVAAELEKIRRFNFLVENSNIPSMDSAAKINPSSSTDRQNRPEEIFLAANVSKNNIAETLEKTSKVISDIDSLLASSVKRKNVKSNSGNSVPH from the exons ATGGAGTCAGAGAGCATCATGATCCTTTACGAGGACAATTCTGTAGAAATGCACTATGTGGATGGATCCAGGTTGCTGCTTTCTCCTTGTGGGTCTGAGTTTTTATTTGAGAAAGCCATTCCTGCCTCTGCCCACCCCATACAGCCAGCAGAGCGGATTCGCCAGAGGACACAATTTGCTATCAGCATCTACAGG gagAAGCTTTTGCAGGCAATTGATTTCCGGAATCAATATTCTGATCGTCCCTATTTACCTTCAAATATTATACCTCCTGAAAGGAAAAAT ATTCTTTTCGCAGATATCTCTAAAGCCAAATGGCCCGCTTCTCATGCTGAGAATGGAGCAGCCTGTTTGCACCATGGCGCTGTGACCATCTCTTCTCTAGATGGCCATGCTAGTCTGACCTTGCCTGACCTTCAGCAAGAATTTACAGTGGAGTTTTTGTGCAAAGTTAGCCAGAGGTCATCGGCACCACCATTAGATAAAATGTGTGGCGAATCGATCCAGGATTGGCGTGGAAGACCCGGCCAGAATTCTGCCGAAAAGCCGTCTTCTCAGCAGCTGAGAACAGAAGAAGGAGAGGGTGACCTCTGCAGGTCTGCGGCACAGAATATGCAGGACAGCAACTCAGGATCTGTGCAAAAATTAGAGGAGAGCCCCTGGTCTTTCCAGAACTGCTCATCAGAATATTGTTGGGTTACTCAACGCCTGTCTGTGTCCTCCTGCTCCGAAGAATGGAGGTACCCTTTATCATTGGCACTTAGGTTTTATCAGTTAAACACTGGCAAAGAAAATGAACTGGATGCAGGAAACAGAGATGCTGGAATTGCAGGGCTTGATATATCACACTCTTCTGAGGCAGTCACTTATTTGCCTTGGGCTTTACCACTCAGCTGCCATGCTCCTTATTTGCACAG GTGGGATTTCTCTGATTTCTTGCAACTGAGGAAAGAGGACAGTGGTCAGTATTTGTACTCCCAGCCAGTCAAAATAGTGTGGAGTAAGGGCATCATTTACAG GTTTCTTGTTGGAGCTAGACACATAGAAATCTACCCCGGCGATGGCTCAGTTTTCAAATCGGAAGGTTCCTTTTTGGGGAAATATTTCACTCGCTATTATATCCAGGAAGGAACGAGGGAG AGAGAAGAAACAATGTATTCTGCAAGCAGCCTACCACCTGATATACCTGGGAGTCTCTACTCTGTGTGGACCATTATCACTCAAGCTGTAAG AGTTCTTCAACATAATCTTGAGAGCATCCTTTCGTTAACTCATAATTATTCTGTCTGCTGCTGGAAGATGGTG TGTCCTGAGATGAGTAGAGGACAAATGCTGCCAGTCCCCCTGGCTGAAACAATTGTTCCCAATGTAGGAAGACTCTTTGCTTATTCAGATAATAAAGTGCATGCTGTTTTTTATGATGGAACGATACTGAACATGGTGTGGAGTTTCACTTCTCAAGATGGAAAATCACAG AGACCTCAAGATGCTAACACGGGTTGGTGCAAACTCACTTTGCCTACAGGAGCACAGCAGCTTATCCACGTGGATCATCCTGGACTCTATGAAAG ATACGTAACAACCGTGGTCAAATGGTGCAGAAGCTTAAACAAGAATGGAGAGATGTGTGCAGTCACATCACAGCCTATTCCTGAAGAGACCTG GTCAGTCGCTGCTGAACTTGAAAAAATAAGAAGATTCAACT TTTTAGTGGAGAACAGCAATATTCCAAGTATGGATTCAGCTGCAAAAATAAATCCATCCTCCAGCACAGACAGGCAGAACAGACCAGAGGAAATCTTTTTAGCTGCGAATGTTAGTAAAAACAACATAGCTGAGACTCTGGAAAAAACTTCAAAGGTTATCAGTGATATTGACTCTCTTTTAGCTTCCTCTGTAAAGAGAAAAAATGTCAAAAGTAATTCCGGTAATTCTGTCCCTCATTAA
- the TMEM267 gene encoding transmembrane protein 267, protein MLLAMASETEKAHALLQSFSTASVISSLGLGFFCFVADRLLQFAVIQQNDWLRALSDNTVHGVVGFWSWAIVIGLKKKSDFTEVILAGFLSSVIDVDHFVLAGSLSLQAALTLPRRPFLHCSTVIPLVCLTLKFIMHLFKLKDSWCFLPWMLFISWTSHHVRDGIRHGLWICPFGKTAPLPYWLYVAITASLPHLCSFIMYLTGTRELMATKHGMRIDV, encoded by the exons ATGTTGCTTGCTATGGCATCTGAGACTGAAAAGGCCCATGCTCTTCTCCAGTCATTCAGCACAGCTTCTGTAATTTCAAGCCTAGGATTGGGGTTTTTCTGCTTTGTAGCAGATAGACTTCTGCAGTTTGCTGTCATTCAGCAGAATGACTGGCTGCGAGCACTCTCTGATAACACTGTGCATGGTGTTGTGGGATTTTGGTCTTGGGCAATAGTGATAGGACTCAAGAAGAAAAGTGACTTTACAGAAGTCATTTTAGCtggctttctttcatctgtcatTGATGTGGATCACTTTGTTCTAGCTGGATCTCTCTCATTACAG GCTGCTCTGACTCTACCACGAAGACCATTCCTTCACTGTTCTACTGTGATCCCTCTTGTGTGTTTGACATTAAAGTTTATTATGCACCTTTTCAAGCTGAAGGATTCCTGGTGCTTTCTTCCCTGGATGCTGTTTATCTCTTGGACTTCACATCACGTTCGAGATGGAATTCGTCATGGCCTGTGGATCTGCCCATTTGGAAAGACTGCGCCCTTGCCTTACTGGCTTTATGTGGCAATCACGGCATCGTTACCTCATCTCTgttcttttattatgtatttaacAGGAACAAGAGAACTGATGGCAACCAAACACGGGATGCGTATTGATGTGTAA